In one window of Halococcus saccharolyticus DSM 5350 DNA:
- a CDS encoding Rieske (2Fe-2S) protein, giving the protein MPDGAHIADIADVPDVGSYLFTAEDAFTNEQELILVRCDDEPGIEGWVNNCTHENQRLDRGAGAAMRDGEIICPKHGSMFDACSGECDNGEAAGTTLPSVEITVADGSAFLTDDNYTYLHDGGVGDDDPSSTSHISF; this is encoded by the coding sequence ATGCCCGATGGAGCACACATCGCCGACATCGCCGACGTACCCGACGTCGGTTCCTATCTGTTCACGGCGGAGGATGCGTTCACCAACGAGCAGGAACTCATCCTCGTCCGCTGTGACGACGAGCCCGGTATCGAAGGCTGGGTCAACAACTGTACCCACGAGAACCAGCGTCTCGACCGCGGAGCGGGGGCAGCGATGCGCGACGGGGAGATCATCTGCCCGAAACACGGCTCGATGTTCGACGCCTGTTCCGGCGAGTGTGACAACGGGGAGGCCGCCGGGACGACGCTCCCGTCGGTCGAGATCACCGTCGCCGACGGCAGTGCGTTCCTGACCGACGACAACTACACGTATCTGCACGACGGCGGCGTCGGCGACGACGACCCGAGTTCGACGTCACACATCTCGTTCTGA
- a CDS encoding heavy metal translocating P-type ATPase, translated as MRFVASVMDSGETTTKLSVPRMDCPSCAGKVENALDRLAGVSTYETQPTTGKVAVTYDVTSVEETDVVTAIESAGYDVTDTTSEGTTGGDAADSNDSIWTSSRALKTWISGGFLALGLLFEFFLTAQNAAVGMIFGSELLVADLLFLIGVAVGGQEILRNGYYSARNLNLDIDFLMSIAILGALIASLAFGEALYFEAATLAFLFSVAELLERSSMDQARNSLQELMDLSPNEATVKRDTGASETPRADGEAVDDGEETVLVEDVSVGDVVVVRPGEKIPMDGDVIDGESAVNQAPITGESVPVDKTTDDEVYAGTINEEGYLEIQVTSEAADNTLSRIVEMVEDAQSNKTEREQFVERFSAWYTPVVVAFAVLVTLGSPFVLGTAWSTAVVYGLTLLVLACPCAFVISTPVSVVSGITSAADNGVLIKGGNHLEAMGAVDVVAFDKTGTLTKGELTVTDIVPLHGNSEEDVLRCARGLEARSEHPIGEAIVAEAGSADVTEREIDDFEAITGKGVRAELDGTPHFAGKPGLFDDLGFDLSHVHTTTDGGVVTRTTRRLCEQNNCLDLLEETVPELQSEGKTVVLVGTEDEIEGVVAVADEVRPAAKRTIARLHELGVERTVMLTGDNDRTARAIADEVSVDEHRAELLPDEKVEVIEKLVEEHDGVAMVGDGINDAPALATATVGVAMGAAGTDTALETADIALMGDDLAKLPYLYELANDANAVIRQNIVGSLLVKAGLAVAVPFGYVPIWLAVLAGDAGMTVGVTGNAMRLSRIRPDTATDTVE; from the coding sequence ATGCGGTTCGTAGCGTCGGTAATGGACTCGGGCGAAACGACCACGAAACTCTCCGTTCCGCGGATGGACTGTCCCTCGTGTGCGGGCAAAGTCGAGAACGCCCTCGACCGACTCGCCGGCGTCTCGACGTACGAAACCCAACCGACAACTGGCAAGGTAGCCGTCACCTACGACGTAACGTCCGTTGAGGAAACGGATGTCGTAACTGCCATCGAGAGCGCCGGCTACGACGTCACCGATACGACGAGCGAGGGAACGACCGGCGGCGACGCGGCCGATTCGAACGACAGTATCTGGACGAGTTCGCGCGCACTCAAGACGTGGATCAGTGGGGGTTTTCTCGCGCTCGGTCTCCTCTTCGAGTTCTTTCTGACGGCACAGAACGCCGCGGTCGGGATGATATTCGGGAGTGAGCTCCTCGTCGCAGATCTCCTGTTTCTGATCGGCGTTGCGGTCGGGGGCCAGGAAATCCTTCGTAATGGCTACTACTCGGCGCGAAATCTCAATCTCGACATCGATTTCCTGATGTCGATCGCCATCCTCGGCGCGTTGATCGCGAGTCTCGCGTTCGGCGAGGCGCTCTACTTCGAGGCCGCGACGCTCGCGTTCCTGTTCAGCGTCGCCGAGTTGCTCGAACGCTCCTCGATGGACCAGGCCCGTAACTCGCTTCAGGAACTCATGGATCTCTCGCCGAACGAGGCGACCGTCAAACGCGACACCGGGGCGTCGGAGACGCCCCGAGCAGACGGCGAAGCCGTCGACGACGGCGAGGAGACGGTCCTGGTCGAAGACGTCTCGGTCGGCGATGTCGTGGTGGTACGACCTGGCGAAAAAATCCCGATGGACGGCGACGTGATCGACGGAGAGAGCGCGGTCAACCAGGCCCCGATCACCGGTGAGAGCGTCCCAGTCGACAAGACCACCGACGACGAGGTCTACGCCGGCACAATCAATGAGGAGGGCTACCTCGAGATCCAGGTCACGTCGGAAGCCGCGGACAATACCCTCTCGCGAATCGTCGAAATGGTCGAGGATGCCCAGTCGAACAAGACCGAGCGCGAGCAGTTCGTTGAGCGGTTCTCGGCGTGGTACACGCCTGTGGTCGTCGCCTTTGCCGTCCTCGTTACGCTCGGGAGCCCGTTCGTTCTCGGAACCGCGTGGTCGACCGCCGTGGTCTACGGCCTGACGCTCCTCGTCCTTGCGTGTCCGTGCGCGTTCGTGATCTCGACGCCCGTTTCGGTGGTGTCGGGGATCACGAGCGCGGCCGACAACGGCGTGCTCATCAAGGGTGGCAACCACCTCGAAGCGATGGGCGCGGTCGACGTCGTCGCGTTCGACAAAACCGGCACACTCACGAAGGGTGAACTCACCGTGACCGACATCGTCCCGCTCCACGGCAACTCCGAGGAGGACGTCCTCCGATGCGCTCGCGGTCTCGAAGCGCGCAGCGAGCACCCGATCGGCGAGGCAATCGTCGCCGAGGCCGGGAGCGCGGACGTCACCGAGCGCGAGATCGACGACTTCGAGGCCATCACGGGCAAGGGAGTGCGGGCGGAGCTCGACGGCACGCCACACTTTGCCGGGAAACCCGGCTTGTTCGACGACCTCGGTTTCGATCTCTCACATGTCCACACGACGACCGACGGTGGCGTCGTGACCCGGACGACACGCCGACTCTGTGAGCAGAACAACTGCCTCGACTTACTGGAGGAGACGGTGCCCGAACTCCAGTCCGAGGGCAAGACCGTGGTGCTCGTCGGTACGGAGGACGAGATCGAGGGCGTCGTCGCCGTCGCGGACGAAGTGCGCCCTGCGGCGAAGCGGACCATCGCGCGCCTCCACGAGCTCGGTGTCGAGCGGACGGTGATGCTCACGGGTGACAACGACCGCACTGCGCGGGCGATCGCCGACGAAGTCAGTGTCGACGAGCACCGCGCGGAGCTTCTCCCCGACGAGAAAGTCGAAGTTATCGAGAAACTTGTCGAAGAACATGACGGCGTCGCGATGGTGGGCGACGGCATCAACGACGCGCCGGCGCTCGCGACCGCGACGGTCGGGGTCGCAATGGGCGCGGCCGGCACCGATACGGCGCTCGAAACTGCCGACATCGCGCTGATGGGCGACGATCTCGCGAAACTCCCCTACCTCTACGAACTCGCGAACGACGCGAACGCCGTCATCCGCCAGAACATCGTTGGCAGCCTCCTCGTCAAGGCCGGACTCGCGGTCGCGGTTCCGTTCGGCTATGTTCCGATCTGGTTGGCGGTGCTCGCTGGTGACGCCGGAATGACTGTCGGCGTGACTGGCAACGCGATGCGGCTCTCACGGATTCGGCCGGACACCGCGACCGATACAGTCGAATAG
- a CDS encoding formate/nitrite transporter family protein, whose amino-acid sequence MEHTQTSSKHILRQQIEEGLTQLQRSADGLFLSGLSAGLDLGFGPLVAAAALTLLGGSGSALVEQLLVANAYTIGFVFVILGRTELFTEYTTLAVLPVLDRRAAVTRLGRLWGIVYLANLIGGLVFAAVAVVVGPAFGITEPAAFGAIATPLIAPASVTLFGGALLAGWLMGLVSWLVAAAQETISRVFFVWLITFVIGFTHLPHSIAGNIEVLLGLFGTTTVGLAEYGRFLAVATAGNAIGGTTFVALLKYSHVVRGGDRFGAESESENNG is encoded by the coding sequence ATGGAGCACACACAAACCAGTTCGAAGCACATTCTGCGACAGCAGATCGAGGAGGGACTCACCCAACTGCAACGATCGGCCGATGGACTGTTTCTGTCGGGCCTCTCTGCCGGGTTGGATCTCGGGTTCGGACCCCTGGTTGCCGCGGCGGCACTGACCCTCCTCGGGGGGAGTGGTTCGGCGCTCGTCGAGCAGTTGCTCGTGGCGAACGCGTACACCATCGGATTCGTGTTCGTGATCCTCGGGCGAACGGAGCTGTTCACCGAATACACGACGCTCGCGGTCCTACCGGTGCTCGACCGACGAGCAGCGGTCACACGACTCGGTCGCCTGTGGGGGATCGTCTACCTCGCCAACCTGATCGGCGGCCTCGTCTTCGCCGCGGTTGCCGTCGTAGTCGGGCCCGCGTTCGGTATCACGGAGCCGGCTGCGTTCGGCGCGATAGCCACGCCGCTGATCGCGCCCGCGTCGGTGACGCTGTTCGGTGGCGCGCTGTTGGCTGGCTGGCTCATGGGGTTGGTTTCGTGGCTCGTCGCCGCCGCCCAAGAGACCATCAGCCGGGTGTTTTTCGTCTGGCTCATCACGTTCGTCATCGGGTTCACGCATCTTCCACACAGCATCGCCGGAAACATCGAGGTCCTGCTTGGTCTCTTCGGCACGACGACCGTCGGTTTGGCCGAGTACGGCAGGTTCCTCGCTGTCGCAACCGCTGGCAATGCGATCGGCGGAACGACCTTCGTCGCGTTGCTGAAGTACAGCCACGTCGTCCGCGGCGGTGACCGATTCGGTGCCGAATCCGAGTCGGAGAACAATGGGTAG